The Blastomonas fulva genome contains a region encoding:
- a CDS encoding FAD-dependent oxidoreductase encodes MGNPDTTGLRGDGSDPYARPEQTFPVLDEEMAARLARFGTRESVADGAYIFRRGERTVDFFLICSGEIAIIDHHDHGEESIVHSHRERQFTGELDLFNDRKILVSGRAVGPAEVVRVPRADFRAMIAAEPDIGEIIMRAFILRRVALMQHQQGGVTLVGPARSADTVRINAFLTRNGYPHRTIDSSSDPDAAAFLQGFGLDGGDLPVVISEDQILRNPSTHELADALGVAVSIDHDRLHDVIVVGAGPAGLAAAVYAASEGLDTLIVESTAPGGQAGTSSKIENYLGFPTGISGQALAGRAQVQAQKFGARLAVSRAATGLECGGDHFSIALEDGTRAKARAVVAATGARYRKLDLPNYARLEGAGIYYAATAMEAQLCSGRPVVVVGGGNSAGQAAVFLSRHAAHVHILVRSQGLAATMSSYLIDRIEASEAITLHPFTEITALEGEPHLESLVWRDRNTGETTQVEVGALFVMIGAQPCSDWLEGCAALDENGFILTGDGCTPFETSRPGLFAVGDVRSGSVKRVASGVGEGSVVVQAVHGFIERQKIAEMG; translated from the coding sequence ATGGGAAATCCAGACACCACCGGATTGCGCGGCGATGGCAGCGATCCCTATGCCCGGCCCGAACAGACCTTCCCGGTTCTGGACGAAGAGATGGCTGCGCGACTCGCCCGGTTCGGCACTCGCGAATCGGTGGCCGACGGCGCCTATATCTTCCGCCGCGGCGAGCGCACCGTCGATTTCTTCCTGATCTGTTCAGGCGAAATCGCGATCATCGACCATCATGATCATGGCGAGGAGAGCATCGTCCACAGCCACCGAGAGCGCCAGTTCACCGGCGAGCTCGATCTGTTCAACGACCGCAAGATCCTGGTCAGCGGGCGCGCGGTGGGCCCAGCCGAGGTGGTGCGCGTGCCGCGCGCGGATTTCCGCGCGATGATCGCCGCCGAACCCGATATCGGCGAGATCATCATGCGCGCCTTCATCCTGCGCAGGGTGGCCTTGATGCAGCATCAGCAGGGCGGGGTGACCCTGGTCGGCCCGGCGCGCAGTGCCGATACCGTGCGCATCAACGCGTTTCTCACGCGCAACGGCTATCCGCACCGCACGATCGATTCGTCGTCCGATCCCGATGCAGCGGCATTTCTGCAGGGCTTTGGTCTCGATGGCGGCGATCTGCCGGTGGTGATTTCCGAAGACCAGATCTTGCGCAACCCCAGCACCCACGAACTGGCCGATGCGCTGGGCGTGGCGGTCTCGATCGATCACGACCGGCTGCACGATGTCATCGTGGTGGGGGCAGGGCCTGCGGGCCTGGCAGCCGCGGTCTATGCCGCGTCCGAAGGGCTCGACACGCTGATCGTGGAATCGACCGCGCCGGGCGGTCAGGCGGGAACCAGCAGCAAGATCGAGAATTATCTCGGCTTTCCCACCGGCATATCCGGTCAGGCGCTGGCCGGGCGCGCGCAGGTGCAGGCGCAGAAGTTCGGCGCGCGGCTGGCGGTTTCCCGCGCCGCGACCGGGCTGGAGTGCGGCGGCGATCATTTCAGCATCGCGCTTGAGGACGGCACACGGGCCAAGGCGCGCGCCGTGGTCGCGGCGACCGGGGCACGCTATCGCAAGCTCGATCTGCCGAACTATGCGCGACTGGAAGGCGCAGGGATCTATTACGCGGCGACCGCGATGGAGGCGCAATTGTGTTCCGGCCGCCCGGTGGTGGTGGTCGGCGGCGGTAATTCGGCGGGGCAGGCAGCCGTGTTCCTCTCGCGCCATGCCGCGCATGTGCATATCCTGGTGCGCAGCCAGGGGCTGGCCGCGACGATGTCGAGCTATCTGATCGACCGTATTGAAGCCTCTGAGGCTATCACGCTCCATCCGTTCACCGAGATCACCGCGCTTGAAGGCGAGCCGCATCTCGAAAGCCTGGTCTGGCGCGACCGCAACACCGGCGAGACGACACAGGTCGAGGTCGGCGCGCTGTTCGTGATGATCGGCGCGCAGCCCTGTTCGGACTGGCTTGAAGGGTGTGCTGCGCTCGACGAAAACGGCTTCATCCTCACCGGAGACGGCTGCACGCCGTTCGAGACCAGCCGTCCTGGCCTGTTCGCGGTGGGCGATGTGCGCTCCGGCTCGGTCAAGCGCGTCGCCTCTGGCGTCGGGGAAGGCTCGGTGGTGGTGCAGGCGGTGCACGGCTTCATCGAACGCCAGAAGATCGCGGAGATGGGGTGA
- a CDS encoding enoyl-CoA hydratase/isomerase family protein: protein MADPIRITSRGEVEMLTLCRPEALNAMDEPMILALQHYFRSLADRPEVRVVIFNADGRAFCAGLDLKGWPPREGDGAVHGGWRTQRAIATVMQLMRNCPQPIIACAQGAACGGGMSLLLASDVRYCTPDFRMNAAYIRIGLGGCDMGSSYFLPRLVGSSLASEMILSGRFVGAERALAAGFVSEIAGPDEILGRAEALAADMLLASPMGLRLSKDVLNRNIDANGFEAALALEDRQQIMLSMTEDYAEARRAFTEKRAPVFRDR, encoded by the coding sequence ATGGCCGACCCAATTCGGATCACTTCGCGCGGAGAGGTTGAGATGCTGACGCTCTGCCGTCCCGAGGCGCTCAATGCGATGGACGAGCCGATGATCCTGGCGCTGCAGCACTATTTCCGGTCGCTGGCAGACCGGCCCGAGGTTCGGGTGGTGATCTTCAACGCCGATGGCCGTGCGTTCTGCGCCGGGCTGGACCTCAAGGGCTGGCCCCCGCGCGAGGGAGACGGCGCGGTGCACGGCGGCTGGCGCACCCAGCGCGCGATCGCGACGGTGATGCAGCTGATGCGCAATTGCCCGCAGCCGATCATTGCCTGCGCGCAAGGCGCGGCCTGTGGCGGCGGCATGTCGCTGCTGCTCGCCAGCGACGTGCGATACTGCACCCCCGATTTCCGGATGAACGCGGCGTATATCCGCATCGGTCTGGGCGGATGCGACATGGGGTCGAGCTATTTCCTGCCACGGCTGGTAGGCAGTTCGCTGGCCAGCGAGATGATCCTGTCGGGCCGCTTTGTCGGTGCCGAGCGCGCGCTGGCGGCGGGCTTCGTCAGCGAGATCGCAGGGCCTGACGAGATCTTGGGGCGAGCCGAGGCACTGGCCGCCGACATGCTGCTCGCCAGCCCGATGGGCCTCAGGCTCAGCAAGGACGTGCTCAACCGCAACATCGATGCCAACGGCTTCGAGGCCGCGCTGGCGCTCGAGGACCGCCAGCAGATCATGCTCAGCATGACCGAGGATTATGCCGAGGCGAGACGAGCATTCACCGAAAAACGCGCGCCCGTTTTCAGGGACAGGTGA
- a CDS encoding methyltransferase domain-containing protein, giving the protein MMSSLVRRLKGRSPAEIIRLIGHNIAYYAREMTPQARARNRQFQAFDETWGTDTFAIRELHTLDVDPAIAAHARRYQASNGTDMPVWFADLDVDFARTVFIDFGCGKGRALLQAARFGFARVIGVEFAPELVAIALRNRDIMQAKGALAAPVDVACMDAAQFVPPVDAPLVCYFYDPFDDAVMAPVANRLSLLTQPVTIIYLEPNCVGQFRRCGGWSESRSAGTLVLRNAAAMAGQA; this is encoded by the coding sequence ATGATGTCATCGCTCGTCCGCCGCCTCAAGGGCCGCTCTCCAGCCGAAATCATCCGGCTGATCGGGCACAATATCGCCTATTATGCCAGGGAGATGACGCCGCAGGCGCGCGCGCGCAACCGCCAGTTCCAGGCGTTCGACGAAACCTGGGGCACCGACACCTTCGCCATCCGCGAGTTGCACACGCTCGACGTCGATCCTGCGATCGCGGCGCATGCGCGGCGCTACCAGGCCAGCAACGGCACCGACATGCCGGTGTGGTTCGCGGATCTGGACGTCGATTTTGCGCGCACCGTGTTCATCGATTTCGGCTGCGGCAAGGGCAGGGCGCTGCTCCAGGCCGCGCGTTTCGGCTTTGCACGGGTCATCGGGGTGGAGTTCGCGCCCGAACTGGTCGCCATCGCGCTGCGCAACCGCGACATCATGCAGGCCAAGGGCGCACTGGCAGCGCCGGTCGATGTGGCGTGCATGGACGCGGCGCAGTTTGTCCCTCCTGTCGATGCGCCGCTGGTCTGCTATTTCTACGATCCGTTCGACGATGCGGTGATGGCGCCCGTTGCCAACCGGCTGTCCTTGCTCACCCAGCCGGTGACGATCATCTATCTCGAACCCAATTGCGTCGGCCAGTTCCGGCGCTGTGGCGGTTGGAGCGAGAGCCGCAGCGCGGGCACGTTGGTATTGCGCAACGCTGCAGCAATGGCGGGCCAGGCCTGA
- a CDS encoding ShlB/FhaC/HecB family hemolysin secretion/activation protein has protein sequence MDFQRILTWAGILASSRKAVSHSCTAGALAVALMWPTLAAGQTLPGSVRPPAGTFERENRAADVPLSTPRTPFTIDRPRTDPSAVDDSAKVRVNRFRIIGFDAISEDRLQAPLAPFLGQELTLADIYRAADLLTRVYAEAGYALSFALVPAQDVADGVVVLQVVEGSVDAIEIQLKSGAGLVGQTRLTDMIRRRFTPLIKRGPVMVDELERAILTSGDLGGMDVSVVVRPSETTPGAANLLVVVDLDPVVLEAQFDNRIRDNLGERRYRAGITANSLLVPGDQLLLDARATLPTDGFISGFAQYSAPITDDGLTGTLSYSRARSRAVRGFLSILQFEGEEEVFRAGLSYPLRRTRNSSLIVGLEGTAINSDSGIFGITLIDDRSRFYELYGSYDWAGTDGTTGLVRLGLSQGIDGLGATGRFNPLRSRTQGDPEFTAATASLVWNAPLVGTARVRVTAEAQMALHGGAAASRECNYGGDRFGRAYDYGAAGGDHCVNVAMELNDRLTLGPVTVQPFVFVDAGILRQRGRLDFAELRVTELWSAGGGARIALPYGLFGEVYSAWPGKSRFTPDGSSDPRIFFSIGATR, from the coding sequence ATGGATTTTCAGCGGATTTTGACATGGGCCGGGATTCTGGCCTCCAGCCGCAAGGCGGTATCGCACAGCTGCACCGCCGGTGCACTGGCAGTCGCGTTGATGTGGCCGACACTGGCTGCCGGCCAGACCTTGCCGGGATCGGTGCGGCCGCCTGCCGGTACGTTCGAGCGCGAGAACCGCGCCGCCGACGTGCCGCTCTCGACGCCCCGCACCCCGTTCACCATCGATCGTCCGCGCACCGATCCCAGCGCGGTGGACGATAGCGCCAAGGTCCGGGTCAACCGCTTCCGCATCATCGGCTTCGATGCCATCTCCGAAGACCGGCTGCAGGCGCCGCTCGCGCCGTTCCTGGGCCAGGAACTGACGCTCGCCGACATCTATCGCGCGGCGGACCTGCTCACCCGGGTCTATGCCGAGGCAGGCTATGCGTTGTCGTTCGCATTGGTGCCCGCGCAGGACGTGGCCGATGGCGTCGTGGTGCTGCAGGTGGTCGAGGGCAGCGTCGATGCCATCGAAATCCAGCTGAAATCGGGCGCGGGTCTGGTTGGCCAGACGCGGCTGACCGACATGATCCGCCGCCGCTTCACGCCGCTGATCAAGCGCGGCCCGGTGATGGTGGACGAGCTGGAACGCGCGATCCTGACCAGCGGCGATCTGGGCGGCATGGATGTGTCGGTGGTGGTGCGCCCGTCCGAAACCACGCCCGGCGCGGCCAACCTGCTGGTGGTGGTCGATCTCGATCCGGTGGTGCTCGAGGCGCAGTTCGACAACCGCATCCGCGACAATCTGGGCGAGCGGCGCTATCGCGCGGGGATCACCGCCAATTCGCTGCTGGTCCCCGGCGACCAGCTGCTGCTCGATGCACGCGCGACGCTGCCGACCGACGGCTTCATCTCCGGCTTTGCCCAGTACAGCGCGCCTATCACCGATGACGGGCTGACCGGGACCCTGTCCTATTCGCGCGCCCGGTCGCGCGCGGTGCGCGGCTTCCTGTCGATCCTCCAGTTCGAGGGCGAGGAAGAGGTGTTCCGCGCCGGGCTCAGCTATCCGCTGCGCCGCACGCGCAACTCCAGCCTGATCGTCGGGCTGGAAGGCACCGCGATCAACTCCGACAGCGGCATCTTCGGCATCACGTTGATCGACGACCGCAGCCGCTTCTACGAGCTGTATGGCAGCTATGACTGGGCGGGCACCGACGGCACCACCGGGCTGGTACGTCTGGGGCTGAGCCAAGGGATCGACGGGCTTGGCGCCACCGGCCGGTTCAACCCCCTGCGCAGCCGTACCCAGGGCGATCCGGAATTCACCGCTGCGACCGCATCTTTGGTGTGGAACGCGCCGCTGGTCGGGACTGCCCGCGTTCGGGTGACAGCAGAGGCGCAGATGGCGCTGCACGGTGGTGCCGCAGCTTCACGCGAGTGCAATTATGGCGGCGACAGGTTCGGCCGCGCCTATGATTATGGCGCAGCCGGCGGCGACCATTGCGTCAATGTCGCGATGGAGCTCAACGACCGGCTGACGCTCGGGCCGGTGACGGTGCAGCCCTTCGTGTTCGTCGATGCCGGCATCTTGCGGCAGCGCGGACGTCTCGATTTTGCCGAGCTGCGAGTCACCGAATTGTGGTCGGCAGGCGGCGGGGCGCGCATCGCGCTGCCTTACGGACTGTTCGGCGAGGTCTATTCGGCCTGGCCGGGCAAGTCACGCTTCACGCCCGATGGCAGCAGCGATCCACGCATCTTCTTCTCGATCGGGGCCACACGATGA